In a genomic window of Phyllostomus discolor isolate MPI-MPIP mPhyDis1 chromosome 5, mPhyDis1.pri.v3, whole genome shotgun sequence:
- the LOC118500571 gene encoding uncharacterized protein LOC118500571: MSLANSSPRAALLGVLLLVSLIVQNPVRGQLTPAPVQTCHSFHCIGEMCYQEAKFSNQMAECEPGQQHCELIQLNTSHYTARCSHSCERGYETGLSPCQLASTSAPSPGPCSLQCCSDGPHCLALNELASGLDHLIVPEDKLVPTPPAPNRNEKVCATFSCLGSECFKGQKAVATCPKGLDFCELKRSSSGYTAGCSQACVSSIYRCHGAMAQACSQECCQASASGSCLRLDGDLHFNRAASGATRSPLHCSLAGAMLLLLLHFALLPFPFP, from the exons ATGTCTCTGGCCAATAGTAGCCCTAGGGCTGCTCTGCTGGGAG TCCTCCTGCTGGTCTCGCTGATAGTCCAGAACCCAGTCAGAGGTCAGCTGACCCCTGCTCCTGTGCAG ACATGCCACAGCTTCCACTGCATCGGAGAGATGTGCTACCAGGAGGCAAAGTTCTCCAACCAAATGGCAGAGTGTGAACCTGGGCAACAGCACTGTGAG TTGATTCAACTCAACACTTCCCACTACACGGCCCGGTGCAGCCACAGCTGTGAGAGGGGATATGAAACTGGTCTCAGCCCTTGCCAGCTGGCCAGcacctctgctcccagcccaggTCCCTGCTCTCTGCAATGCTGCAGCGACGGCCCACACTGCCTGGCGCTCAATGAGTTGGCCTCGG GTCTAGACCACCTGATTGTCCCAGAGGACAAGCTGGTCCCTACTCCACCAGCCCCCAACAGAAAT GAGAAAGTCTGTGCCACCTTCTCCTGCCTAGGCAGTGAGTGCTTCAAAGGGCAGAAAGCTGTGGCCACGTGCCCTAAGGGCTTGGACTTCTGTGAG CTGAAACGGTCCAGCTCAGGCTACACTGCAGGCTGCAGCCAGGCCTGTGTGTCAAGTATCTACAGGTGTCATGGGGCCATGGCTCAGGCCTGCTCTCAGGAGTGCTGCCAAGCGTCAGCTTCAGGCAGCTGCCTGCGGCTGGATGGGGATCTTCACTTCAACCGGGCAGCCTCAGGAGCCACCAGGAGTCCCCTGCATTGCTCCCTGGCTGGGGCcatgctgctgctcctcctccactTTGCCCTGCTCCCATTCCCATTCCCTTAG